From a region of the Agromyces ramosus genome:
- a CDS encoding ABC transporter ATP-binding protein yields MSDTETRAETRRSPFARRAAPTGPRATFRQLLPFIFEHRPVLIWVAVLSVIGALTSLAQPLLVGSVITTVEASDPLGALVWLLVALVIVSGVISGYQHYLLQRTGEGVVLSSRRRLVAKLLRLPIAEFDTRRTGDLVSRVGSDTTMLRAVLTQGLVEAIGGAVTFVGAIIAMLILDSVLLGLTVLVIAIAITTVTLLSRRVREASHQAQEKIGDVAASVERAISSVRTIRAAGATEREIASVDAEAEGAWRMGVQVAKISALIVPIAGIAMQVSFLVVLGVGGFRVASGAITVANLVAFILFLFMMILPLGQAFGAITSVNLALGALGRIQEILDLPDEDAHDRELAPLALMVGHANEAVLPDAPAIEFDDVHFAYATTRSDPADPANESPDEHLPEPSVTDRQPVLRGVSFQVPRGQRIALVGPSGAGKSTILALVERFYDPSVGTVRMGGLDIRSLDRTELRAQIGYVEQDAPVLAGSLRDNLKLGSPDATDVECEHVLRAVNLGSVLDRDPAGLDAAVGDDGIMLSGGERQRLAIARALLAAPPILLLDESTSSLDGMNERMMREAIDAVSAGRTLIVIAHRLSTVVDSDRIIVLDGGQVIGEGTHDELVTSVPLYRELAQHQLLV; encoded by the coding sequence ATGAGCGACACCGAAACCCGAGCCGAGACCCGACGCAGCCCCTTCGCCCGACGTGCGGCGCCCACCGGGCCGCGCGCCACGTTCAGGCAGTTGCTGCCGTTCATCTTCGAGCACCGCCCGGTGCTCATCTGGGTCGCCGTGCTCAGCGTCATCGGCGCCCTCACGAGCCTCGCGCAGCCGCTGCTCGTGGGCAGTGTCATCACCACCGTCGAAGCCAGCGACCCCCTCGGCGCGCTCGTCTGGCTGCTCGTGGCGCTCGTCATCGTGAGCGGCGTCATCAGCGGCTACCAGCACTACCTCCTCCAGCGCACCGGCGAGGGCGTCGTGCTCTCGAGTCGCCGCCGGCTGGTCGCGAAGCTCCTGCGCCTGCCGATCGCGGAGTTCGACACGCGGCGCACCGGCGACCTCGTCTCCCGGGTCGGCAGCGACACCACGATGCTCCGTGCGGTGCTCACGCAGGGACTCGTCGAGGCGATCGGCGGCGCCGTCACGTTCGTCGGCGCGATCATCGCCATGCTCATCCTCGACTCCGTGCTGCTCGGCCTCACGGTGCTCGTCATCGCCATCGCGATCACCACCGTCACGCTGCTCTCCCGCAGAGTGCGCGAGGCGTCGCACCAGGCGCAGGAGAAGATCGGCGACGTCGCGGCATCCGTCGAACGCGCCATCAGTTCCGTGCGCACGATTCGCGCCGCCGGAGCCACCGAACGCGAGATCGCGAGCGTCGACGCCGAGGCCGAGGGCGCCTGGCGCATGGGCGTGCAGGTCGCGAAGATCTCGGCCCTCATCGTGCCGATCGCGGGCATCGCGATGCAGGTGTCGTTCCTCGTCGTGCTCGGCGTCGGCGGGTTCCGCGTGGCGAGCGGCGCGATCACGGTCGCGAACCTCGTCGCGTTCATCCTGTTCCTCTTCATGATGATCCTGCCGCTCGGCCAGGCGTTCGGCGCGATCACGTCGGTGAACCTCGCGCTCGGTGCGCTCGGCCGCATCCAAGAGATCCTCGACCTGCCCGACGAAGACGCCCACGACCGCGAACTCGCTCCCCTCGCGCTCATGGTGGGGCACGCGAACGAGGCGGTGCTGCCGGATGCCCCCGCAATCGAGTTCGACGATGTGCACTTCGCCTACGCGACCACGCGGTCGGACCCCGCCGACCCCGCGAACGAATCGCCCGACGAGCACCTGCCCGAACCCTCGGTGACCGATCGGCAGCCGGTGCTGCGGGGCGTCTCGTTCCAGGTGCCGCGCGGGCAGCGCATCGCACTCGTCGGCCCGTCGGGCGCCGGCAAGTCCACGATCCTCGCGCTCGTCGAGCGGTTCTACGACCCGAGCGTCGGCACCGTGCGCATGGGCGGGCTCGACATCCGCTCGCTCGACCGCACCGAGCTGCGCGCGCAGATCGGCTACGTCGAGCAGGACGCCCCCGTCCTCGCCGGTTCGCTTCGCGACAACCTGAAGCTCGGCAGTCCCGACGCGACCGATGTCGAGTGCGAGCACGTGCTGCGCGCGGTGAACCTCGGCAGCGTGCTCGACCGCGACCCTGCAGGCCTCGACGCCGCGGTCGGCGACGACGGCATCATGCTCTCGGGCGGCGAGCGCCAGCGACTCGCGATCGCCCGCGCGTTGCTCGCGGCCCCGCCGATCCTGCTGCTCGACGAGTCCACCTCGTCGCTCGACGGCATGAACGAGCGCATGATGCGCGAGGCGATCGATGCGGTGTCCGCCGGACGCACGCTCATCGTCATCGCGCACCGGCTGTCGACGGTCGTCGACTCCGACCGCATCATCGTGCTCGACGGCGGCCAGGTCATCGGCGAGGGCACGCACGACGAGCTCGTGACCTCCGTGCCCCTCTACCGGGAGCTCGCGCAACACCAGCTGCTCGTCTGA
- a CDS encoding carbohydrate kinase family protein, with protein sequence MPSPAERRATEGGAAASASNPGVLAVVGDLVEDIVVWAGEPVRAATDTAAQVFRARGGSGANVAALAASRVPTRFIGRVGADAAGAVLVAELANGGVDVRVQHDGRTGTVVLLVDADGERTMFPDRGASALLEGVDPAWLDGITWLHAPGYGFEREPMRTEIVRLTALARDGGAGVSLDASSTGLLAGLGVEAALALMRRVAPDVLFANEAEAELLGLAGGGEVAASVAPTVVVKHGPLPTDVIEAGRLVARVDVAPVAGIRDLTGAGDAFAAGFLAATLRGTDAAAACLAGHAAAASVLTNPGAHTTAPTVNPS encoded by the coding sequence GTGCCGTCGCCGGCTGAGCGACGCGCGACCGAGGGCGGCGCAGCCGCATCCGCGAGCAACCCTGGCGTGCTCGCGGTGGTCGGCGACCTCGTCGAAGACATCGTCGTGTGGGCCGGCGAACCCGTGCGTGCGGCCACCGACACGGCCGCGCAGGTGTTCCGGGCGCGCGGCGGCAGCGGCGCGAACGTCGCGGCGCTCGCGGCCTCGCGGGTGCCGACCCGGTTCATCGGCCGGGTGGGCGCGGATGCCGCGGGCGCGGTGCTCGTGGCCGAGCTGGCGAACGGCGGGGTCGACGTGCGCGTGCAGCACGACGGACGCACCGGCACCGTCGTGCTCCTCGTCGACGCCGACGGCGAGCGCACGATGTTCCCCGACCGCGGCGCATCGGCGCTGCTCGAGGGCGTCGACCCCGCCTGGCTCGACGGCATCACGTGGCTGCACGCTCCGGGGTACGGGTTCGAGCGCGAGCCGATGCGCACCGAGATCGTGCGCCTGACCGCGCTCGCGCGGGATGGCGGGGCCGGCGTCTCGCTCGACGCGTCATCGACGGGACTCCTCGCCGGGCTCGGCGTCGAGGCGGCGCTCGCGCTCATGCGCCGTGTCGCGCCCGACGTGCTGTTCGCGAACGAGGCGGAGGCCGAGCTGCTCGGGCTCGCGGGCGGCGGCGAGGTGGCGGCATCCGTCGCTCCCACCGTGGTGGTGAAGCACGGCCCGCTGCCGACCGACGTCATCGAGGCGGGCAGGCTGGTGGCGCGGGTCGATGTCGCGCCGGTCGCGGGCATTCGCGATCTCACCGGGGCGGGCGACGCGTTCGCCGCCGGGTTCCTCGCGGCCACGCTGCGGGGTACGGATGCCGCGGCGGCGTGCCTCGCCGGGCACGCCGCCGCGGCATCCGTGCTCACGAACCCGGGTGCGCACACGACGGCGCCGACCGTCAACCCCAGTTGA
- a CDS encoding pseudouridine-5'-phosphate glycosidase: protein MQTPPRGIRLGDDVRRALEAGAPVLALESTILSHGLPSPRNLEVGLASEQQVRDAGVVPATLGVIDGEPVVGLSPAELERLCTAAEVVKVSVRDLPIARAKRLDGGTTVAATAWLAHRAGIRVMSTGGLGGVHRGASETFDESADLGTLATTPITLVSAGVKSILDIGATLERLETLNIPVVGYRTNRYPGFYIADSGFALDYRIESAADAAVLALARDELGLASAVLVANPVDEAKQLDPAFHDRVLAEALAAASDAGITGHDTTPFLLDYVQRATGGRSLEVNLEVYRGNVALGAEIARAVAG, encoded by the coding sequence ATGCAGACTCCTCCACGCGGCATCCGCCTCGGCGACGACGTGCGCCGGGCCCTCGAGGCGGGGGCACCCGTGCTCGCCCTCGAGTCCACGATCCTCAGCCACGGGCTGCCGAGTCCGCGCAACCTCGAGGTCGGCCTCGCCTCCGAGCAGCAGGTGCGCGATGCGGGTGTCGTGCCCGCGACGCTCGGCGTGATCGACGGCGAGCCGGTGGTCGGCCTCTCCCCCGCCGAGCTCGAGCGGCTCTGCACGGCGGCCGAGGTGGTGAAGGTGAGCGTGCGCGATCTCCCGATCGCCCGCGCCAAGCGGCTCGACGGCGGCACGACCGTCGCCGCCACGGCTTGGCTCGCGCATCGCGCCGGCATCCGGGTCATGTCGACCGGTGGCCTGGGCGGCGTGCATCGAGGTGCGAGCGAGACGTTCGACGAGTCGGCCGACCTCGGCACGCTCGCGACGACGCCCATCACGCTCGTGAGCGCGGGCGTCAAGTCGATCCTCGACATCGGCGCGACGCTCGAGCGCCTCGAGACGTTGAACATCCCCGTGGTCGGCTACCGCACCAACCGCTACCCCGGCTTCTACATCGCCGACTCGGGCTTCGCGCTCGACTACCGCATCGAGAGCGCAGCGGATGCCGCGGTGCTCGCGCTCGCCCGCGATGAGCTCGGCCTGGCGTCGGCCGTGCTCGTGGCGAACCCGGTCGACGAGGCGAAGCAGCTCGACCCCGCCTTCCACGACCGCGTGCTGGCCGAGGCGCTCGCCGCGGCATCCGACGCCGGCATCACCGGTCACGACACGACGCCGTTCCTCCTCGACTACGTGCAGCGCGCGACGGGCGGGCGCAGCCTCGAGGTGAACCTCGAGGTCTACCGCGGCAACGTCGCGCTCGGTGCGGAGATCGCTCGTGCCGTCGCCGGCTGA
- a CDS encoding ABC transporter ATP-binding protein: MPEPVIVARDLVKRYGDFAAVDGISFEVAPGESFGLLGPNGAGKSTTMRMVGAVSTRTSGELSILGLDPDAFGPEIRSQLGVVPQADNLDTELRVRENLLVYGRYFGLPARVVAKRADELLAFAQLEEKGKAKVDSLSGGMKRRLTIARALINDPRVLLLDEPTTGLDPQARHILWDRLFRLKEQGTTLLLTTHYMDEAEQLCDRLVVVDKGTIMAEGAPSELIRRYSSREVLEVRFGSDRNSEVAERLTGIGDRMEVLPDRILVYSNDGESELVKITEAGFHPITSLVRRSSLEDVFLRLTGRTLIE, translated from the coding sequence GTGCCGGAACCAGTCATCGTCGCCCGTGATCTCGTGAAGCGCTACGGCGACTTCGCCGCCGTCGACGGCATCTCCTTCGAGGTGGCGCCCGGCGAGTCCTTCGGCCTGCTCGGCCCCAACGGCGCGGGAAAGTCCACCACCATGCGAATGGTCGGCGCGGTCTCCACGCGCACCTCGGGCGAGCTCTCGATCCTCGGGCTCGACCCCGACGCCTTCGGCCCCGAGATCCGCTCGCAGCTCGGCGTCGTCCCGCAGGCCGACAACCTCGACACCGAGCTCCGCGTTCGCGAGAACCTCCTCGTCTACGGCCGCTACTTCGGTCTGCCGGCCAGGGTCGTCGCGAAGCGCGCCGACGAGCTGCTCGCCTTCGCCCAGCTCGAGGAGAAGGGCAAGGCGAAGGTCGACTCGCTGTCGGGCGGCATGAAGCGGCGCCTCACCATCGCGCGTGCCCTCATCAACGACCCGCGCGTGCTGCTGCTCGACGAGCCGACCACCGGCCTCGACCCGCAGGCGCGCCACATCCTCTGGGACCGCCTGTTCCGCCTCAAGGAGCAGGGCACCACGCTCCTGCTCACGACCCACTACATGGACGAGGCCGAGCAGCTTTGCGACCGCCTCGTGGTCGTCGACAAGGGCACGATCATGGCCGAGGGTGCACCATCCGAGCTCATCCGCCGCTACTCCTCGCGCGAAGTGCTCGAGGTGCGATTCGGCAGCGACCGCAACAGCGAGGTCGCCGAGCGGCTCACGGGCATCGGCGACCGCATGGAGGTGCTGCCCGACCGCATCCTCGTCTACAGCAACGACGGCGAGTCCGAACTCGTGAAGATCACCGAGGCGGGGTTCCACCCGATCACGAGCCTCGTCCGCCGATCGAGCCTCGAAGACGTCTTCCTCCGCCTCACCGGACGGACCCTCATCGAATGA
- a CDS encoding ABC transporter permease, producing the protein MSQSLSGTVRSDTARAMAAGIKPRRWGAWYVALHRFRVMKSYTGTVVVAGIGSPLIYLYALGVGLATIVDAGGAGVGGVSYLVFVAPALLASAAITVASEEFTYPVMLGYKWNPTFTGMSASPLRPTQIADGVIISVAIRMIVNLVLFFALILVFGAAPSPAASLMILAGLLGGLAFGAVLMGYTSTLEEDTGQLAMVMRFVVLPMTLFSGTFFPLSTFPTWLQPIGWISPLWHSTELARVFSYGYAEPIWLTVVHVAYLVALIVIGWVWSRRIAVRRLGK; encoded by the coding sequence ATGAGCCAGAGCCTGTCCGGCACGGTGCGGAGCGACACTGCACGCGCAATGGCCGCCGGAATCAAGCCGCGCCGCTGGGGCGCGTGGTACGTCGCGCTCCATCGCTTCCGGGTGATGAAGAGCTATACGGGCACCGTCGTGGTCGCCGGCATCGGCAGCCCGCTCATCTACCTCTACGCGCTCGGCGTCGGCCTCGCGACGATCGTCGACGCCGGCGGCGCGGGAGTCGGCGGCGTGAGCTACCTCGTGTTCGTCGCGCCCGCGCTGCTCGCGAGTGCCGCGATCACGGTGGCGAGCGAGGAGTTCACCTATCCCGTCATGCTCGGCTACAAGTGGAACCCGACGTTCACGGGCATGAGCGCCTCCCCGCTGCGGCCCACGCAGATCGCCGACGGGGTCATCATCTCGGTCGCCATCCGCATGATCGTGAACCTCGTGCTGTTCTTCGCGCTCATCCTGGTGTTCGGTGCGGCTCCCTCTCCGGCCGCCTCCCTGATGATCCTCGCCGGGCTCCTCGGCGGCCTCGCGTTCGGCGCGGTGCTCATGGGGTACACCTCGACCCTCGAAGAGGACACCGGCCAGCTGGCGATGGTCATGCGCTTCGTCGTGCTGCCGATGACGCTCTTCTCCGGTACCTTCTTCCCGCTCTCGACCTTCCCCACCTGGCTGCAGCCGATCGGCTGGATCTCGCCGCTGTGGCACAGCACCGAGCTCGCGCGGGTGTTCTCCTATGGCTACGCCGAGCCGATCTGGCTCACGGTCGTGCACGTGGCCTATCTCGTGGCGCTCATCGTCATCGGCTGGGTCTGGTCGCGCCGCATCGCCGTTCGGAGGCTCGGCAAGTGA